From a single Brassica rapa cultivar Chiifu-401-42 chromosome A01, CAAS_Brap_v3.01, whole genome shotgun sequence genomic region:
- the LOC103831913 gene encoding S-protein homolog 6-like: MRTMKKILLSLIIISSIITLTSMLQPHTLSLGEEFDVRVINSFRDNSSLPLVIWCTSPQGDLGGRALQEGDDFRWTARIELWSWRAEYTCTMKWELKRKRFEAFKVSRDSNRCGITKKCSWSVREDGFYFSSDEIYWTKDFSWL; encoded by the coding sequence atgagaaCTATGAAAAAGATCCTTCTTTCACTTATCATCATCTCATCAATCATCACCTTGACGTCTATGCTTCAGCCACATACTTTGTCACTGGGTGAGGAATTCGACGTGCGTGTTATCAACAGCTTTAGAGATAACTCCTCTCTACCTCTAGTGATCTGGTGCACCTCGCCACAAGGTGATCTCGGTGGTCGCGCGCTTCAAGAGGGAGATGACTTCCGATGGACGGCCAGGATCGAGCTGTGGTCGTGGAGGGCAGAGTACACGTGTACAATGAAGTgggagttgaagaggaagaggTTCGAGGCGTTTAAGGTTTCTAGAGACAGCAATAGATGTGGAATTACAAAGAAATGTTCTTGGTCCGTTAGAGAAGATGGATTTTATTTTAGTAGTGACGAGATTTATTGGACCAAAGATTTTTCTTGGTtataa
- the LOC103831922 gene encoding uncharacterized protein LOC103831922 yields MALNNQRRAPRHLALGLADPQIIVPETAYAEAQQNNRRSLIGRVLSPRRVDLHGLLDRLPLDWHADRSRLCGRIIGGGKFQFLFETERDLEMVLWSGPYTYEGWLVVLQRWEDEPGPDFLKSIPMWVKIRGIPVRYLSEGTVREIVKGMGEVMEVELDDKTFDVRFVRARVDVSVETRLCFKKVVRFESGEVKVVSLSYEDIACNTARFRFCRNCGGLKHLKKSCTLVWVDVPDPNERALSPPPPDASFDGSAEDNGERGTSSGTLEGELEPAGEDVEHQQTQGLDGVDGGEGKQVQSEMVGTSAEGSKRKFEAVEEDDGVLEKRIRGSSNETEGLGVNPKPLGEE; encoded by the coding sequence ATGGCTTTGAACAATCAACGAAGAGCGCCGAGACATCTCGCTTTGGGTCTGGCCGATCCTCAGATCATCGTTCCAGAAACTGCCTACGCCGAAGCCCAACAAAACAACCGTCGAAGCTTGATTGGTCGTGTTCTCTCCCCCAGAAGAGTGGATCTCCACGGGTTGCTTGACAGGCTCCCTCTGGACTGGCACGCCGATAGATCTCGATTGTGCGGCCGCATCATCGGCGGCGGGAAGTTCCAGTTCCTGTTCGAGACGGAGCGCGATCTGGAGATGGTTCTCTGGTCCGGTCCTTACACGTACGAGGGATGGCTCGTCGTGTTGCAGCGTTGGGAGGACGAACCAGGTCCCGATTTTCTGAAGTCGATCCCGATGTGGGTGAAGATTCGAGGGATCCCGGTTCGGTATTTGTCCGAAGGAACGGTTCGTGAGATTGTTAAGGGTATGGGTGAGGTAATGGAGGTTGAATTAGATGATAAGACTTTTGATGTGCGTTTCGTGCGTGCTCGCGTGGATGTTTCTGTGGAGACAAGACTGTGTTTCAAGAAAGTGGTTAGGTTTGAGTCCGGAGAGGTTAAGGTTGTGAGTTTGAGTTATGAGGACATTGCGTGTAACACAGCGCGGTTCAGGTTCTGTCGGAACTGTGGTGGTTTGAAGCATCTTAAAAAGTCTTGTACACTCGTTTGGGTTGATGTTCCTGACCCTAATGAGCGTGCTCTCTCCCCACCGCCTCCGGATGCTAGTTTTGATGGCTCTGCTGAGGACAATGGTGAAAGGGGAACTTCTTCGGGTACTTTGGAGGGAGAGCTCGAACCAGCGGGTGAAGATGTTGAGCACCAGCAGACGCAAGGTCTTGATGGGGTTGATGGAGGTGAGGGTAAGCAGGTGCAGTCTGAAATGGTTGGAACTTCAGCAGAAGGGTCTAAAAGGAAGTTTGAAGCAGTGGAGGAGGATGATGGTGTTCTGGAAAAGAGGATTCGAGGAAGCTCTAACGAAACAGAGGGTTTGGGGGTTAACCCCAAACCACTTGGAGAAGAATGA
- the LOC103831931 gene encoding gibberellin-regulated protein 12-like: MTKFITVLIVFSFLFATQFSNANELEYSSESIHTEGGEGSVKIGDCPAACDVRCSATSHKSACLMYCNQCCKKCLCVPSGTYGNKQECPCYNNWKTQEGGPKCP; the protein is encoded by the exons ATGACTAAGTTCATTACAGTCTTGATTGTATTCAGCTTTTTGTTTGCTACTCAGTTTTCCAAT GCAAATGAATTAGAATATTCATCAGAGTCTATCCACAcg GAAGGAGGAGAGGGTTCTGTAAAAATTGGAg ATTGTCCGGCGGCATGTGATGTTCGATGTTCAGCGACATCCCACAAGAGTGCTTGTTTGATGTATTGCAACCAATGTTGTAAGAAATGTTTGTGTGTACCATCAGGAACATACggaaataaacaagaatgtcCTTGTTATAACAACTGGAAGACCCAAGAAGGTGGACCAAAATGTCCATAA
- the LOC103831942 gene encoding small EDRK-rich factor 2: MTRGSQRERDRERAQARAGGKGKTKDDGLTPEQRRERDAKALQEKAAKKAAQAAGAATSGGGGKGNNNKK; encoded by the exons ATGACTC GAGGAAGCCAGAGAGAGCGAGACCGTGAAAGGGCTCAAGCTCGTGCCGGAGGCAAGGGAAAGACCAAAGACGATGGTTTAACTCCAGAGCAACGCCGTGAAAG GGATGCAAAAGCATTGCAAGAGAAGGCGGCGAAGAAAGCTGCTCAAGCTGCAGGAGCAGCTACTTCCGGAGGAGGAGGCAAAGGAAACAATAATAAGAAATGA